The Halarchaeum grantii genome has a window encoding:
- a CDS encoding PQQ-binding-like beta-propeller repeat protein, with product MVSQSPAGVATVESGTAYFGTIEDVHAIDVGTGDSVWTYQNAYGEIDQPPSVTEDTVYVSENAGGGVHAISAGERKWYFDDLVGDASQPVPFRDVLYVNAGGTLYELDRASGQVRRERTLKNTFPSTPVIRDDAIYLVTDGELWALDRLTLDRDWTHPVAPSSEVIAHQNTLLVSSQEQTGFVALNRTDGTLAWDTDLRATECAVIADGNVYASERDGTRVGAYALDGRKQWMSDDAGTPSVPAIGSDAVFVVDHHNSKLLALDRGTGDRRWTFRIDAGLRHWPTNASDRVFIPTDEGLYSIEK from the coding sequence GTGGTTTCGCAGAGCCCGGCTGGCGTAGCCACTGTGGAGAGCGGGACGGCGTATTTCGGCACTATCGAGGACGTCCACGCTATCGATGTGGGGACGGGCGACTCCGTCTGGACGTACCAGAACGCGTACGGAGAAATCGACCAGCCGCCATCAGTCACTGAGGACACTGTGTATGTGAGCGAAAACGCAGGAGGCGGTGTCCACGCGATTTCAGCGGGCGAGCGCAAGTGGTACTTTGACGACCTCGTGGGCGACGCGAGTCAGCCAGTCCCATTCAGAGACGTCCTCTACGTGAACGCTGGCGGGACCCTCTACGAGCTCGACCGGGCGTCAGGACAGGTGCGTCGTGAACGGACGCTCAAGAACACGTTCCCCTCGACGCCAGTCATCCGAGACGACGCGATATATCTCGTCACGGATGGCGAACTCTGGGCGCTCGATCGCTTGACGCTCGACCGTGACTGGACGCATCCAGTCGCGCCGTCGAGCGAGGTCATAGCCCACCAGAACACCCTATTGGTCTCCTCACAGGAACAGACTGGCTTCGTAGCGCTCAATCGAACCGATGGCACACTTGCCTGGGACACGGACCTGAGAGCCACAGAATGTGCGGTCATAGCCGACGGGAACGTATATGCGAGCGAGCGAGACGGCACTCGAGTCGGTGCGTACGCTCTTGACGGACGGAAGCAGTGGATGAGCGACGACGCCGGGACACCCTCTGTCCCCGCAATCGGATCTGACGCAGTCTTCGTCGTGGACCACCACAACAGCAAACTCCTCGCGCTTGACAGAGGGACTGGGGACAGAAGATGGACATTCAGGATCGATGCAGGGCTACGACACTGGCCGACGAATGCATCGGACCGCGTGTTCATTCCCACCGACGAGGGACTGTACTCAATTGAGAAATGA